From the Calonectris borealis chromosome 4, bCalBor7.hap1.2, whole genome shotgun sequence genome, one window contains:
- the TRMT9B gene encoding putative tRNA methyltransferase 9B produces MEHEATQLEKQHVHSVYENTAAYFNDLQSKAWPRVRNFLLEQKPGSLVADIGCGTGKYLSVNSQVYNLGCDYCGPLVEIARKKDDEVLVCDNLNLPFRDQCFNAVISIGVIHHFSTKQRRIKAIKEMARVLIPGGQMMIYVWAMEQKNRRFEKQDVFVPWNKALCSRHFSESSQSGDKGEFVHAVKSRDIHPAQLVISDCSYQTNLQPETDSKCSHTTDHCLSRACCMKISEEENRFYSALGRSFRSWFFSRSLDESALRKQTDKMKPLRNEGEWANSTVPIQHSRHCSLDLGHHGALLKEQSLDDEVFVESLPLKKQEWSPATDALKDLSLNGGHQSVAQSKSEEASFINGPVGDRDYSCDCNKDGAGKSNASKFFKRTSTTDSTDSALDSAVSVGDQTDATLDTKAFMRYYHVFREGELCCLVEENVPELQILSSCYDHGNWCIIAEKRGT; encoded by the exons ATGGAACATGAGGCTACTCAGCTAGAAAAGCAGCACGTGCATAGTGTGTATGAAAATACAGCTGCCTACTTTAATGATCTGCAGAGCAAAGCATGGCCTCGTGTTCGAAACTTTCTGCTGGAGCAAAAGCCTGGCAGTCTCGTTGCTGACATAG GTTGTGGAACTGGAAAGTATCTCAGTGTCAACAGTCAGGTGTATAATCTTGGCTGTGATTACTGTGGACCACTGGTAGAGATCGCAAGGAAGAAAGATGATGAAGTTCTGGTATGTGACAACCTCAACCTTCCCTTTAGGGACCAGTGCTTCAATGCAGTCATTTCCATTGGAG TGATCCATCATTTCTCAACTAAACAAAGAAGAATCAAAGCAATAAAGGAAATGGCAAGGGTATTGATACCCGGAGGCCAGATGATGATTTATGTTTGGGCTATGGAACAAAAGAATCGTCGCTTTGAGAAACAAGACGTATTTGTTCCTTGGAACAAGGCCTTGTGCTCACGGCATTTTTCAGAATCGAGTCAATCTGGAGATAAAGGTGAGTTTGTGCATGCTGTAAAAAGCCGAGACATACACCCTGCACAGCTAGTCATCTCTGATTGCAGCTACCAAACCAATCTGCAGCCAGAAACTGATTCAAAATGTTCCCACACTACGGACCATTGCTTATCCAGAGCCTGCTGCATGaaaatttctgaagaagaaaacagattttacagTGCTCTAGGAAGATCTTTCCGCTCATGGTTTTTCTCCAGATCCCTTGATGAATCAGCCCTTAGAAAGCAAACTGACAAAATGAAGCCTCTGAGGAATGAGGGAGAATGGGCAAACAGTACTGTACCCATTCAGCATTCACGACACTGCAGTTTGGATTTAGGTCACCATGGGGCACTGTTAAAAGAACAAAGTTTAGATGATGAGGTGTTTGTGGAAAGTCTGCCTCTCAAAAAACAAGAGTGGTCACCAGCCACAGATGCACTGAAGGATTTAAGTTTAAATGGAGGACACCAAAGTGTAGCTCAGAGCAAGAGTGAAGAAGCTTCATTTATAAATGGCCCAGTGGGAGACAGGGACTACAGCTGCGATTGTAATAAAGATGGTGCTGGTAAGTCTAATGCCAGCAAGTTTTTCAAAAGAACTTCAACAACTGACTCCACTGACTCTGCACTGGATTCAGCAGTGTCTGTTGGGGACCAAACTGATGCCACGTTGGATACAAAAGCCTTCATGCGTTATTATCATGTTTTTCGGGAAGGGGAACTGTGCTGTCTGGTAGAAGAGAACGTGCCTGAGCTTCAGATACTTTCTTCCTGCTATGACCATGGAAACTGGTGCATTATTGCAGAGAAAAGAGGAACGTAG